One part of the Thermogemmata fonticola genome encodes these proteins:
- the trmB gene encoding tRNA (guanosine(46)-N7)-methyltransferase TrmB has product MRKPRRLPLEQLAEYEWRMPWRVPRGCRLDERGLALVAGERTPKQGESGRAASGIERPAPIDWTALFGNDHPVEIEVGMGKGQFLVMAALQRPEVNFFGIEVVRKYQLYAATRCAIRQLRNVRTACADARWVLHFFVPGASVQAVHVYFPDPWWKARHQKRRLFTAEFVQDVARVLRPGGELRIATDVEEYFALMCETVQAGGAFETVQCGQDVTTPPEWQTNFEKKARARGSPIWRAVFRRRGADAESGVKSISESPPAP; this is encoded by the coding sequence ATGCGCAAGCCGCGACGCTTACCGCTGGAACAGTTGGCCGAGTACGAATGGCGGATGCCGTGGCGCGTACCCCGCGGCTGCCGATTGGATGAGCGGGGGTTGGCCCTGGTGGCAGGGGAAAGAACCCCGAAGCAAGGCGAGTCCGGCAGGGCGGCCAGCGGAATCGAGCGGCCCGCCCCCATCGATTGGACAGCCCTCTTCGGGAACGATCATCCCGTGGAGATCGAAGTCGGGATGGGCAAGGGGCAATTCCTGGTGATGGCGGCGTTGCAGCGGCCGGAGGTCAATTTCTTCGGTATCGAAGTGGTGCGGAAGTATCAGTTGTACGCGGCGACGCGCTGTGCCATCCGGCAGTTGCGCAATGTCCGGACGGCCTGTGCCGATGCCCGTTGGGTGCTGCATTTTTTCGTGCCGGGAGCTAGCGTGCAGGCGGTGCATGTCTATTTTCCGGACCCGTGGTGGAAAGCCCGGCATCAAAAACGGCGGCTGTTTACCGCGGAGTTTGTTCAGGACGTGGCCCGCGTCCTGCGTCCGGGAGGAGAGCTGCGCATCGCCACCGATGTCGAGGAATACTTCGCGCTCATGTGTGAAACAGTTCAAGCTGGGGGCGCCTTCGAGACGGTGCAATGCGGTCAGGACGTCACCACCCCGCCGGAGTGGCAGACCAATTTCGAGAAGAAGGCACGGGCGAGGGGAAGCCCCATCTGGCGGGCGGTGTTTCGCCGCCGCGGGGCAGATGCAGAGTCAGGGGTAAAGTCTATTTCCGAGAGCCCGCCGGCTCCATGA